Below is a window of Numenius arquata chromosome 28, bNumArq3.hap1.1, whole genome shotgun sequence DNA.
aaccccccccccccccccccccccgcctcggtctGTATTTCAGCTCTTTAATATTAATTGATTAATTAAGAATATcctgtgcctcccccccccccccccccccccaactgccaGGAGGAAAATTAACCccttcccagccaaaaccaggacaaaatTAAACCCTTCGCAGCCCAAaccaggaccccccccagcagGAGGTGCCTGTCCCCAGCTCCTGCACCCTGCTGACACCGTGGGGGGTCaagaccccccccaaatcctcccagggcccctctttccccccataATTTTTCCTATAAATCCATTTTTTAGGGGAAATCCTGAAGCCCCCATCCCAGGGAACAGTGGGGTGACGGCATTTGGGGTTGTCACCCCCCCAGGGTTGTCCCCACGGAGGTGACGGCCATGGAGGACGCTGCTGCGCCTCTCGTCCCGCTCCCCACGGCCTGCGCTGGGGACACCGGGAAGAGGAACGGGGACAGCGTGGTCCCAGCGGGTGAgaggccccggggctggggacgaGGCGGGGGGTGGGACGGTGGCTGAGGGGTGGCTTTGGTGGGGACAAGGGTttggggacacgtgggggtgCTTTGGCCCTATGTAGGTTCCTTGTGCTGTGTCAGGTGACCCCAAACCTTCTCCCAGGGTGACCCCAAACCTTCTgccaccatgtccccatcccttctcccGCTGTGGCCCCATCCTTTCTCCCACCAtccccccatcccttctcctACAGTGTCCTCATCTCTCCTGGCACTATGACAACAGCCCttctctccctgtgtccccatcccttcccccacCAGGACCTCAAACCTTCTCCTACCATGTTCTCATCCCACCTCCCACCATCTTGCCATCCCTTCTCCCACTGGAGACCCATCCCTTCTCCcatcccaccctgtccccatccattTTGCCACCATTTTTccattccccatccctgtcccatctgTCTTCCCACCACgtctccatcccatctgccaccaCATCCCATTCCCCTTTGCAACCGTGACCCCATCTCCTCTGCCACCGTGaccccagcccttctcccaccatGACACCAACCCTTCTCCCACCACATCCATATCCCCCCTTCCACCATGACCCCATCCCTCACCCCACCATGACCCCAGCCCCTTCTTCCACCATGACACCAACCCTTCTCCCACCACATCTGTACCCCTCCTTCCACCATGTCCCCAGCCCCTTCTTCCTTGGAGCCTTGATCTTCTGCTGGGACCATCTGGTTCTTGGTTGACCCTTTCCCTTTCCCCGTTCCATGTGAACCCTCTCCCAGCCGGAGAAAGCTCCTGGAGATGTTCCCTCTCCCCAACAGATTTGGGGTCAatcaaggaggaggagaaacaccAGGAGGATGAACCTGTGGCACCCCCAACCTCCAGCCAGCAGCTGTCCCCAAGGACCAATCCTGGGGGATCCCTGCTCCCAGGGGACAATGGGAGGGAAGAAGCACCCAACACCTGCCGGGAATGTGGGAAGATCTTCAGTTGCCGCTCGGCCTTGGTCAACCACCATCGGATCCACACGGGCGAACGCCCCTTCAGCTGCCAGGACTGTGGGCGCCGCTTCAACCGTCGCTTCAACCTCAACACCCACCGAAGGATCCACACCGGAGAGACACCATTTGAGTGTCCCGACTGCGGGAAGAGCTACCATGACAGCTCCACGCTCCGGCAGCATCGGAAGACACACACGGACGAGCGGCCCTACCGGTGTGAGGAATGTGGGAAGAGCTTCAGGCACAGGTCCACCTTGACCATCCACCACCGCATCCACTCGGGGGAGAAGCCTTACAAGTGCCCCGAGTGCCACAAGAGCTTCACCAACAGCtcgggggtggtgaggcactggcggACCCACACCGGGGAGAAGCCCTACAAGTGTCCCCAGTGTCACAAGAGCTTCACCAGCAACTTGGGGCTGGTGGGGCACAGGAGGGTCCACAGCACTGAGAGGCcctaccagtgctcccagtgccacaaGAGCTTCAAGAGCAACCCCGAGCTGGTGCGGCACTGGCGGACCCACACCAGAGCGTGACCCTACGGTTCTCCCAACAGGCGGGCAACGCTTCCTCAACATCTCCACACCATCCAAAGATGGGGACAACCCCACCGGGGACCAGCCCCATCCTGGTGGCATCTCAGACACATCCCAGTGGTCCCTGGTGGTTGCACCAAGGGGCAGCCAACCCATCCACACACATCCCACcagctcttatttttctttccctagatgtttttatatataaaggGTGTTTTTGTTGGGGGTGTTTTTACAAAAAGTCACCCccatcctctgtttttttttttgccttagattCGAgatgaggggaagggaggaaggggagaccTATGAGTTTCACCCAAGATAAAAGAAATCAAGTTAAAATGGGCTTTTTCTTGATGTCTCAGTTCAGTTTCTTGTTTACAGCCACATTTGGGGTCAGCCAAGAGCCAGGTGATCCCAGCTGAGGATCAAGGCCCCAAGGCAGGAGGTACCTTGAGAAGGTTTGGGGATACGACACAGCACAAGAGCCCAACTTAGGGACAAAAAAGTGGATCCCCCAAAGTGGGATCCACTGTAGGGGCCCAGAGGGGCCTACAG
It encodes the following:
- the LOC141476169 gene encoding uncharacterized protein isoform X2; this translates as MEDAAAPLVPLPTACAGDTGKRNGDSVVPADLGSIKEEEKHQEDEPVAPPTSSQQLSPRTNPGGSLLPGDNGREEAPNTCRECGKIFSCRSALVNHHRIHTGERPFSCQDCGRRFNRRFNLNTHRRIHTGETPFECPDCGKSYHDSSTLRQHRKTHTDERPYRCEECGKSFRHRSTLTIHHRIHSGEKPYKCPECHKSFTNSSGVVRHWRTHTGEKPYKCPQCHKSFTSNLGLVGHRRVHSTERPYQCSQCHKSFKSNPELVRHWRTHTRA
- the LOC141476169 gene encoding uncharacterized protein isoform X1 encodes the protein MEDAAAPLVPLPTACAGDTGKRNGDSVVPAAGESSWRCSLSPTDLGSIKEEEKHQEDEPVAPPTSSQQLSPRTNPGGSLLPGDNGREEAPNTCRECGKIFSCRSALVNHHRIHTGERPFSCQDCGRRFNRRFNLNTHRRIHTGETPFECPDCGKSYHDSSTLRQHRKTHTDERPYRCEECGKSFRHRSTLTIHHRIHSGEKPYKCPECHKSFTNSSGVVRHWRTHTGEKPYKCPQCHKSFTSNLGLVGHRRVHSTERPYQCSQCHKSFKSNPELVRHWRTHTRA